A portion of the Hydractinia symbiolongicarpus strain clone_291-10 chromosome 10, HSymV2.1, whole genome shotgun sequence genome contains these proteins:
- the LOC130612845 gene encoding uncharacterized protein LOC130612845 translates to MSYLIQENQKVSLINVKEFKSFDAEKNETGENRNNNVQEDKKDGHSDNNIANSGSTNSICPYAHSIPTGQSPLLGSKGVNLIPTTLVKNIPREKRFSAWNIMRMNRRGHQFFLNKMRKHNSSVYKVKCEEERIMICDHVGLQVLYDPDKVDKMLGFGTMDYNPVILRNYVPAMFSNDEEHRYKKNVALQVVKHVTSTHSLEDLNKIIAEQFRSLKPIENLNKKSAMTLDFEEVIQKAVASVITKILLGENIDDLKLLENWLEKTMEFRYGFDLTDEDEISVADKLFQKLEATPTIKNLGEIVKSDSLSDKEIVKEIIWMTVFNAFGGCQNVILSALATIARLHERDRTLLEAEANLYLTKTDDPVTLESLTYINAFILEILRLFPPAVTQFGRAEKDFLLESTSGTFKVNKNELLCGYVYAVQRDANLFEKPDEFSIHRPREQVEQYIYTFGGHISNTPSTENGDCPGKYLALKIVKLFTIHLLKCTIIPFKYPAYTGRNYTRGIGTDDPIKIRTFMYNQ, encoded by the coding sequence ATGTCGTACCTGATACAGGAAAACCAAAAAGTTTCACTAATCAACGTAAAAGAGTTTAAATCTTTTGATGcggaaaaaaatgaaacagGAGAGAACAGAAATAATAATGTACAAGAAGACAAAAAAGATGGACATTCAGACAATAACATTGCAAATTCCGGGAGCACAAATTCAATATGTCCTTATGCTCATTCAATTCCAACTGGACAATCACCGCTGCTTGGTTCTAAGGGAGTAAACCTGATTCCTACTACATTAGTTAAAAACATTCCCAGAGAAAAACGATTCTCGGCGTGGAATATCATGAGGATGAATCGACGAGGCCATCAATTTTTTCTCAACAAAATGCGAAAACACAACAGTAGTGTGTACAAAGTAAAATGTGAGGAAGAAAGAATAATGATTTGTGATCACGTTGGCTTGCAAGTGTTGTATGATCCTGACAAGGTTGACAAAATGCTAGGATTTGGGACAATGGACTATAACCCTGTGATATTACGAAACTACGTACCAGCAATGTTTTCGAATGATGAAGAACACAGATATAAGAAAAACGTAGCTTTGCAAGTTGTGAAGCATGTTACCAGTACTCACTCGCTCGAGGACTTGAACAAGATCATAGCAGAGCAATTTAGATCGCTGAAACCAATTGAGAATTTGAATAAAAAGTCTGCCATGACTCTTGATTTTGAAGAAGTTATTCAAAAGGCTGTTGCAAGCGTGATAACCAAAATTTTATTAGGTGAAAATATTGATGATCTGAAACTTTTGGAAAATTGGTTGGAAAAAACAATGGAATTTCGATATGGATTTGATTTGACAGATGAAGATGAAATAAGCGTTGCCGAcaaattgtttcaaaaacttGAAGCGACGCCCACTATTAAGAATTTGGGAGAAATTGTGAAATCGGACAGCTTAAGTGATAAAGAGATTGTCAAAGAAATTATATGGATGACTGTTTTTAATGCATTTGGTGGCTGCCAAAATGTGATCCTATCTGCATTAGCAACCATAGCCAGGCTACATGAACGCGATAGAACGTTGCTCGAGGCTGAAGCGAATTTATATTTAACTAAAACAGACGACCCTGTAACTTTAGAGAGTCTAACTTATATCAATGCATTCATTCTTGAAATCTTAAGACTTTTCCCACCTGCAGTAACTCAGTTTGGGAGAGCAGAAAAAGATTTTCTATTAGAATCAACATCCGGTACTTTTAAAGTCAACAAAAACGAACTCCTCTGCGGTTATGTATATGCAGTGCAACGTGATGCGAACTTGTTTGAAAAACCCGATGAATTTTCCATCCATCGACCCCGGGAGCAAGTAGAACAGTATATTTATACATTCGGAGGTCATATTTCGAATACTCCGTCAACTGAGAACGGAGATTGTCCAGGAAAATACTTagctttaaaaattgtaaagttATTCACCATTCATTTGCTGAAATGCACAATTATACCGTTCAAATATCCAGCATACACCGGACGAAATTATACACGAGGTATTGGTACAGACGATCCAATTAAAATCCGAACATTTATGTACAACCAATGA
- the LOC130612059 gene encoding voltage-dependent calcium channel subunit alpha-2/delta-3-like: protein MLFHIFILLEMFSFVHLIRAGLVLDEVKALANHIGDKTKMLMKTTTKYEELEREYEILLKSNTLRIKTLNVSKVSEEFSTNIKKLLMTHINSVMEIKNKAEELNNNFIYDKNIQPFNYYNRKNDPENFVQWEHTFSKTRKVNINRSYVQVPTDIYKYHKYILNDAKWSEGIDDVFRKNLKNIPSLLWQYFGSEHGMFRSFPGKNEKREIDLYDCRRRLWYNQAINSPKDIVVIVDLSGSMTGSHFDIAKVTIKSIINTLQQNDFFNVIYFLDGKVNLIRPCWKLLQQATSQNKEALKSAVDRLKRPSGVSNVNEAFYTAFKVLEESRNSDLTSTRCTQAIMIVTDEIERSDETKKTLQRLNAKRDIVIFSYIVGTGGKTAEEVKRIACANGGSFYHFPTVGNVWNGVLQYQKVMSKPIAQEEKENIIFTPLYLDSGDLGMMATISAPVFGKVDNSSQRKLLGVAGVDIRVTLLEQQYPITKLGVFGHAFAINNNGLFLIHPKFQDQTGYLPDPATVFLNEVEHTVVKEASISLTSNMIDERTGCMDAELDWLYLKTSNTRVVRLNMTYCYQPITGTPFRTGVSIPFSNQKVLSVSKLKYKTSFKSGVDGLNTTTKNKYIEIAAWMFCDIPAKEQENEPASFKFYPKAEELQRYLTIQNKYTSNCDEEMLSNLLLSSSVVSNFTEKEWSIDKLQQNHVTNVYIITSSGYVTALTASVDQDISINRNFLADELYARPASFASTNRKRRLIFSVPIKEINKFTNRMHNAFPVSVSLSSAMYISNDDVIVGVTGMTISSDYLLSLLDGRFQNSTDSATYCQNLFKCYLIDENGYVVISNQRNDDLGVFFGFVNGLLMRKFVSLGIYSTNYYDDTQAKCEQRTYTATSSANRESSIQLFLNAFIRILNMVVPFFIQQTPAKEFEVITKNISCTKRIVIYKRTEYKQNYSGYFECSNQCHSHFAFVSLMETNIALVTISNNCSLPCLDYVLSNEPIKLDYSDECPGRSLQFRKSLSLCHRLRSDNVECSSDKYNEKSTELKSYLTVILSFLVFFVLVIFITCF, encoded by the exons atgctcTTCCACATTTTCATTTTGTTGgagatgttttcatttgtccACTTGATACGAGCTGGTCTGGTATTGGACGAAGTAAAAGCTTTAGCCAATCATATTGGAGATAAAACGAAAATGTTAATGAAGACAACCACAAAGTATGAAGAATTAGAACGTGAAtatgaaattttattaaaaagtaatACCTTAagaattaaaacattaaatgttTCGAAAGTTAGCGAGGAGTTTAGTACAAACATAAAGAAATTGCTCATGACGCATATAAATAGTGTCatggaaataaaaaacaaagccGAAGAgctgaataataattttatatacgacaaaaacatacaaccaTTTAATTACTACAATCGAAAGAACGATCCAGAAAATTTCGTTCAATGGGAAcatacattttcaaaaacaagaaaagttaATATTAACAGAAGTTATGTTCAAGTACCAACCGATATTTACAAGTACCATAAATATATACTAAACGATGCAAAATGGTCCGAAGGCATTGACGATGTTTTcagaaagaatttaaaaaatatcccTTCGTTGTTATGGCAATATTTTGGCAGTGAGCATGGAATGTTTAGATCCTTTCCTGGAAAAAA cgaaaAAAGAGAAATTGATTTATATGATTGTCGAAGAAGGTTGTGGTACAACCAAGCCATCAACTCACCCAAAGATATTGTTGTCATTGTCGATTTGAGCGGCTCCATGACTGGAAGCCATTTCGATATTGCAAAAGTAACTATTAAGTCAATTATAAACACTTTGCAACAAAACGATTTCTTTAATGTTATTTATTTCTTGGATGGCAAAGTTAATTTGATTCGACCGTGCTGGAAACTTTTACAGCAAGCAACTTCACAGAATAAAGAGGCTCTCAAGTCCGCTGTTGATCGTTTAAAACGTCCAAGTGGTGTTTCCAACGTCAATGAAGCTTTCTACACTGCTTTTAAGGTATTAGAAGAAAGCAGAAACAGTGATTTGACTTCTACTCGGTGTACCCAGGCTATTATGATTGTAACAGACGAAATTGAACGCAGTGATGAAACGAAGAAGACTTTACAACGATTAAACGCTAAGAGAGatattgtaatattttcttATATTGTTGGCACTGGTGGCAAAACTGCAGAAGAAGTAAAAAGAATTGCATGTGCAAATGGAGGATCATTCTATCACTTTCCTACAGTAG gtAACGTCTGGAATGGTGTTTTGCAGTATCAGAAAGTCATGAGCAAGCCGATAGcacaagaagaaaaagaaaatattatatttactCCGTTATACTTAGACAGTGGAGATCTGGGTATGATGGCCACAATATCAGCACCCGTGTTTGGCAAAGTAGATAATTCTTCACAGAGAAAATTGCTAGGAGTTGCTGGAGTTGACATTCGAGTTACATTACTTGAGCAACAATACCCGATAACTAAATTGGGTGTTTTTGGGCACGCTTTTGCGATTAATAATAATGGTTTATTTCTAATTCATCCAAAGTTTCAGGACCAGACGGGATATTTACCTGATCCAGCAAcagtgtttttaaatgaagtggagCACACAGTAGTTAAGGAAGCTTCTATCAGCCTTACATCTAATATGATTGATGAGAGGACGGGGTGTATGGACGCTGAATTAGATTGGCTTTATCTAAAAACATCTAATACGCGGGTGGTGCGTTTAAATATGACTTACTGTTATCAACCGATAACTGGAACACCCTTTCGTACTGGTGTTAGTATTCCTTTCTCTAATCAAAAAGTGCTATCCGTGTCTAAGCTAAAATACAAGACTTCTTTCAAATCAGGAGTAGATGGACTAAATACAACTACAAAGaataaatatattgaaattGCGGCATGGATGTTTTGCGATATTCCAGCCAAAGAACAAGAAAATGAACCGGCATCGTTCAAGTTTTATCCAAAAGCTGAGGAATTACAAAGATATCTAACCATTCAAAACAAGTACACTAGCAACTGTGACGAAGAAATGTTGTCAAATTTATTATTGTCATCTTCTGTAGTATCCAACTTTACCGAAAAAGAGTGGTCTATAGATAAACTACAACAAAATCACGTTACAAATGTGTACATTATTACTTCGTCAGGTTATGTCACTGCTTTGACAGCCTCAGTTGATCAAGACATTTCAATTAATCGCAACTTCCTTGCGGATGAATTATATGCGCGGCCAGCATCTTTTGCCTCAACCAACAGAAAAAGACGATTAATATTTTCAGTaccaataaaagaaattaataaatttacaAATAGGATGCACAATGCTTTTCCTGTTAGTGTTTCTCTAAGTTCTGCTATGTATATATCCAATGATGACGTTATAGTAGGAGTAACGGGTATGACAATATCAAGTGATTACTTGTTAAGTCTTTTAGATGGACGGTTCCAAAACAGTACTGATTCTGCTACGTACTGTCAGAACTTATTTAAATGTTATTTGATAGATGAAAATGGTTACGTAGTAATCAGTAACCAACGCAATGACGACTTGGGTGTTTTCTTTGGTTTTGTAAATGGCTTGCTTATGAGAAAATTTGTTTCGCTTGGTATATATAGTACGAATTATTATGATGATACTCAAGCTAAATGCGAGCAAAGAACATACACTGCTACCTCTTCTGCAAACAGAGAATCGTCAATACAGCTATTTCTGAATGCTTTTATTCGTATCCTCAATATGGTTGTGCCCTTTTTCATTCAACAAACGCCAGCAAAAGAGTTTGAAGTTATTACTAAAAATATTAGCTGTACAAAACGAATTGTTATTTACAAACGAACTGAATACAAACAAAACTATTCAGGTTATTTCGAGTGCTCAAACCAATGCCATTCACATTTTGCATTTGTTTCCTTAATGGAAACAAACATTGCACTCGTTACCATTAGCAACAATTGTTCCCTTCCATGTTTAGATTACGTACTGAGTAACGAGCCAATCAAGTTGGATTATTCAGATGAGTGTCCTGGCCGATCACTTCAGTTTCGAAAATCGCTTTCTCTGTGTCACCGTCTGCGTTCAGATAATGTTGAATGTTCTAGTGACAAATACAATGAGAAATCAACTGAATTGAAATCTTATTTGACTGTTATTCTTtcatttcttgtgttttttgtcttagttatttttataacatgtttctga
- the LOC130612060 gene encoding uncharacterized protein LOC130612060: MDSHQICFDLKWHKYRGRTRRNKGNVTFSEMLRNNKFSDIFKHFKWNSENVFYVAARYASLGEVKHLMSVAQFNKEKVEKRNTDGNDILTVAITNPDCQVIEYLLEELKLIPRYENSKSALNDAIEGSHVHAAAVLYERMYAYYLREERWDDQYFQRDYEKMKEFVKGFLRGSPPFVKCRKMTKLLVDVELFKQENFNSIFLYAIRYSSIKMIHFVFDKIKTILGSEYFENDLKDSIDANGEDVLTVLARYRINRDVSEDQFKDLFTKYQLRPDNYSHNSQLSALYYVIENKSYDLVLFLLKYVNTRDYSDYQRRAFIFTMRIFQTHLSEINLKDEQTKREWTKAVTTSSWKCSSGRQAKCYPGSECLRYKTRVNKAKQMLRYISTQLFYYWKYVCNIESLTEVQVMQVQTVADSFQGFFISFNPITENVVSAITQKLQEWRDSGTTLREIIQKNYAANIPENLHRATRYSKKVKKLIVERWIMLLSQLPIVLTVLRERRSQTSFQCQDNGVYLLALGHHACKYRHAEEWLCDVADHLRKTDEKKYTFRIYGKKRPCVGCCGRMMTSKIDDYNKNSGYYWVHTIEQQSEEVARNTFKLAIRSVPNITVEWGTKIRDYDTASDSE; encoded by the coding sequence ATGGATTCCCATCAAATTTGCTTCGATTTAAAGTGGCATAAATATCGAGGAAGAACAAGAAGAAACAAAGGCAACGTAACGTTTTCTGAAATGCTTCGTAATAATAaattttccgatatttttaaacattttaagtgGAATTCGGAAAACGTATTTTACGTAGCTGCAAGATATGCATCTTTAGGGGAAGTGAAACATTTAATGTCTGTTGCCCAGTTTAATAAGGAGAAGGTAGAGAAAAGAAATACTGATGGTAATGATATTTTAACGGTTGCAATAACTAATCCAGATTGCCAAGTCATTGAGTACCTTCTGGAAGAGCTGAAGTTGATACCTAGATATGAAAACAGTAAGTCTGCCTTAAATGACGCAATAGAGGGCAGCCATGTACATGCTGCAGCCGTATTATATGAACGCATGTATGCTTATTATTTACGGGAAGAGCGATGGGATGATCAATATTTCCAGAGAGATtatgaaaaaatgaaagaatttGTGAAAGGTTTCTTAAGAGGATCTCCACCTTTTGTTAAATGCAGGAAGATGACTAAACTCCTTGTTGATGTTGAACTATTCAAGCAAGAAAACtttaacagtatttttttatatgcaattCGGTATTCGTCGATTAAGATGATACATTTTGtgtttgataaaataaaaactattttaGGTTCTGAATACTTTGAAAACGATTTAAAAGATAGCATAGATGCCAATGGCGAGGATGTACTGACTGTCCTCGCTCGTTATAGAATTAACAGGGATGTCAGTGAAGATCAATTCAAAGACTTGTTTACAAAGTACCAGTTGCGTCCTGATAATTACTCACATAATTCACAGCTCTCGGCGTTATACTACGTGATCGAAAACAAAAGCTACGATCTggtgttatttcttttaaagtatGTTAACACGAGAGACTACAGCGATTATCAACGTAGAGCCTTTATCTTTACAATGCGCATATTTCAAACACATCTCTCCGAAATCAATCTGAAGGATGAGCAGACTAAAAGAGAATGGACTAAAGCTGTGACAACATCTTCATGGAAATGTTCTTCAGGTCGTCAGGCTAAATGTTACCCAGGAAGCGAGTGTTTAAGATATAAAACTCGTGTGAATAAAGCTAAACAAATGCTTCGCTACATATCCACTCAGCTGTTCTATTATTGGAAATATGTGTGTAACATTGAGAGTTTAACAGAGGTTCAAGTGATGCAGGTCCAAACGGTAGCTGATTCTTTCCAAGGTTTCTTTATTTCATTTAATCCTATCACTGAAAATGTTGTCAGTGCTATCACGCAAAAACTGCAAGAATGGCGAGATTCTGGAACTACGTTAAGGGAAATCATTCAAAAGAATTACGCTGCTAATATACCAGAAAATTTGCACCGCGCCACGCGTTACagcaaaaaagtgaaaaaattaatCGTAGAACGCTGGATCATGCTTTTAAGCCAACTTCCAATCGTACTAACTGTATTACGTGAACGCCGTAGCCAAACAAGTTTTCAGTGTCAAGATAATGGTGTATATCTTTTGGCATTAGGTCACCACGCTTGTAAATACAGGCATGCTGAAGAATGGTTATGTGATGTTGCCGACCATTTACGGAAGACAGACGAAAAGAAATACACTTTCCGAATCTATGGAAAGAAACGACCCTGTGTTGGTTGTTGTGGAAGGATGATGACTTCGAAAATAGATGATTACAACAAAAATTCAGGTTACTATTGGGTTCACACGATAGAGCAGCAATCAGAGGAAGTCGCAAGAAATACATTTAAACTAGCAATAAGAAGTGTACCGAATATAACGGTTGAATGGGGGACAAAAATAAGAGATTATGATACGGCATCTGATTCTGAATAG
- the LOC130613096 gene encoding uncharacterized protein LOC130613096, which yields MNSIKRVLLLTLACSCRLVSAGLTEPTVTEVKPTERTNEEGPYPSTEAFIDCNRCKEKGLSPTANILCIYKCFHPSVTVYWTRGTNSISRIVPTRWPRYRTREKGGWEPFMQGLMSETKGKSSLKDGNQIEDHVGRNKETKTQLNLTKQNSQPLIVFNRGYKTVLLVFVAGFISGFVVVTLTFLCVKSLVNKSDSSRKNTLSHYPAAITPWRTLQEKKV from the exons ATGAACTCGATTAAGCGAGTATTATTGTTAACATTGGCATGCTCATGTAGACTGGTGTCTGCTGGTCTAACAGAGCCAACAGTAACAG AAGTGAAACCTACTGAAAGAACCAATGAAGAAGGCCCGTATCCGTCTACAGAGGCCTTCATCGATTGTAATCGATGTAAAGAAAAAGGTCTGAGCCCAACGGCTAACATCTTATGTATCTACAAATGTTTTCACCCATCTGTTACTGTATACTGGACGAGAGGAACAAATTCTATATCTAGAATAGTTCCAACTAGGTGGCCTCGTTATCGAACTAGAGAAAAGGGTGGCTGGGAGCCGTTTATGCAAGGTCTCATGAGTGAAACAAAAGGAAAATCATCTCTAAAGGACGGTAATCAAATAGAGGACCATGTGGGGAGAAATAAGGAAACGAAAACACAATTAAATCTTACAAAGCAGAACTCTCAACCccttattgtttttaacagagGATATAAAACTGTTCTTTTAGTGTTTGTGGCAGGTTTTATATCAGGCTTTGTTGTGGTCACGTTAACTTTCCTATGTGTAAAATCACTTGTCAACAAAAGTGATTCTTCCCGTAAGAATACATTATCACATTATCCCGCAGCAATAACACCGTGGAGAACTTTACAAGAAAAGAAGGTGTAG